From one Peredibacter starrii genomic stretch:
- a CDS encoding ferritin-like domain-containing protein, with amino-acid sequence MSSEDVVIESRIHLFGALSEAAELEHNLMCLYLYALFSLKRSPSEGVSDKELETIERWRKVILSVCLEEMTHLSLVANLVSSIGGTPNFMRPNFPVAAGYYPSGLVQELAPFTMETLDHFIYLERPQNYEVNDGQSFTPSVDYHRRPPRGRLMPNSGDYKTVGDLYEAIRNAFIHLCHNLGEKQLFCGNRDRQITPADSPLPGFISVHDKASALKAIETIVTQGEGATTIENSHFDKFSKIKAEYEQLLKENPNFKPGRNVARNPVMREPIIKENRVWVTHPLSAEYMDLANAFYGAMLRMLTQVYLVEDRDRVEKHEILEISFTFMHIMAVIGETLTLIPATEDNPTLFAGMSFAMVRTLNPLAKQNEFDIMLERATAIDQVLSKMQHEIASMACPEKPSLNHCIDRLEHVIQEMKKTREKMNRLVARRNNMTPTQTDKSDRPQDLPQSNEVLETAESEQIKISFCAHKCIHSRHCVTEMIQTFKPNTPGKWLFPENSRPESLAAVIKECPSGALTYKSKTELEDEKAPPVNVIRLYENGPYAFLADLEVDGKPEGFRATLCRCGQSKRKPFCDHTHKEVGFLATGEPETADATELKSRDGKLLINRLNDGPLSVSGNLEICSGTGRVVLRTENVRLCRCGHSKNKPVCDSTHSIIGFKDSV; translated from the coding sequence ATGAGTAGTGAAGACGTAGTCATTGAGTCACGCATCCATCTCTTTGGCGCCCTATCTGAGGCCGCAGAACTCGAGCATAATCTCATGTGCCTCTACTTATACGCTCTCTTTAGCCTCAAGCGATCACCCAGTGAGGGAGTGAGCGACAAGGAACTGGAGACCATTGAACGCTGGCGCAAAGTGATTTTAAGTGTGTGCCTGGAAGAGATGACACATTTAAGTCTGGTGGCCAACCTCGTTTCTTCTATTGGTGGAACTCCTAATTTCATGCGTCCAAATTTTCCAGTGGCGGCCGGATACTATCCTTCAGGACTCGTGCAAGAACTCGCACCATTTACCATGGAAACTCTTGATCACTTCATTTATCTAGAGCGTCCACAAAATTATGAAGTTAATGATGGGCAGTCTTTTACTCCTTCTGTTGATTATCACCGACGTCCCCCTCGTGGAAGACTCATGCCCAATTCCGGCGATTATAAAACTGTCGGTGATTTATATGAAGCGATTCGAAATGCCTTTATTCATCTTTGTCATAATTTAGGAGAGAAACAACTCTTCTGCGGTAATCGTGACCGGCAGATCACCCCTGCGGATTCCCCCCTCCCTGGTTTTATTTCAGTCCACGATAAGGCCTCTGCATTAAAAGCAATTGAAACCATTGTTACTCAAGGCGAAGGCGCCACTACAATTGAGAATTCTCATTTTGATAAGTTCAGTAAAATCAAGGCTGAGTATGAACAATTACTCAAAGAGAATCCCAATTTCAAACCTGGTCGAAACGTGGCACGAAACCCAGTGATGAGAGAACCCATCATCAAAGAGAATCGGGTGTGGGTGACCCACCCTCTAAGTGCAGAGTATATGGATCTCGCGAATGCTTTTTACGGGGCCATGCTAAGAATGCTGACACAAGTTTATCTCGTAGAAGATCGGGACAGAGTCGAGAAGCATGAAATACTAGAAATTTCCTTTACCTTTATGCACATAATGGCCGTGATTGGTGAAACACTCACTCTCATTCCGGCCACGGAAGATAATCCAACCCTCTTTGCCGGAATGAGTTTTGCCATGGTGAGGACACTTAATCCCCTCGCCAAACAGAATGAATTCGACATCATGCTCGAGCGGGCCACGGCCATCGATCAAGTTCTAAGTAAAATGCAGCATGAGATTGCGAGCATGGCCTGTCCCGAAAAGCCAAGTCTTAATCATTGTATTGATCGCTTGGAGCATGTGATTCAGGAAATGAAAAAGACCCGTGAAAAAATGAATCGCCTCGTCGCCCGAAGAAATAATATGACTCCCACTCAAACCGATAAGAGTGATCGACCTCAAGATTTACCTCAAAGTAATGAGGTCTTGGAAACCGCCGAATCTGAGCAAATTAAAATTTCGTTCTGCGCTCATAAGTGTATTCACTCCCGCCACTGTGTTACGGAGATGATCCAAACCTTTAAACCGAATACTCCGGGTAAATGGCTCTTTCCTGAAAATTCTAGACCAGAATCACTAGCGGCCGTGATTAAAGAGTGTCCCTCAGGTGCGCTGACCTATAAAAGCAAAACTGAATTAGAGGATGAAAAAGCTCCACCTGTGAATGTGATTAGGCTTTATGAAAATGGTCCCTATGCATTTCTTGCCGATTTAGAAGTCGATGGTAAACCAGAAGGCTTCCGGGCCACTCTCTGTCGTTGTGGCCAGTCCAAACGGAAACCATTTTGCGATCACACCCATAAAGAGGTGGGATTCTTGGCCACCGGTGAACCAGAAACGGCCGATGCGACTGAACTAAAATCCCGTGATGGAAAACTATTAATCAACCGCTTGAATGACGGCCCTCTTTCAGTTTCCGGCAATTTAGAAATCTGTTCCGGTACAGGTCGAGTGGTCTTACGAACTGAAAATGTGAGGCTTTGCCGTTGTGGACATTCAAAAAATAAACCAGTTTGTGACAGCACCCACTCAATTATAGGTTTCAAAGATTCTGTCTAG
- a CDS encoding methionine ABC transporter ATP-binding protein: MLQLSSITKSFHGTEVLKGIDLTINQGEIFGLIGLSGAGKSTALRTINLLERPTTGKVLLNNEDLMAKSENDLRKSRQKIGMIFQHFNLLTNKTVADNVAFPLKLAGWNKNDIDARVKECLTTVGLFEKAGSYPNQLSGGQKQRVAIARGIANHPELLLADEPTSALDPITKIEVINYLQKINKELGITIIIATHDMSIVKRLCNRVALMKDGLVHEKLDVLNSEIHPTTEFGKTFLEIA, from the coding sequence ATGCTTCAGTTATCATCCATTACCAAGTCCTTTCACGGGACAGAGGTTTTGAAGGGGATTGATCTCACCATCAATCAAGGAGAGATCTTTGGTTTGATTGGTCTTTCAGGTGCAGGTAAATCCACCGCGCTTAGAACCATTAACTTATTAGAGCGTCCGACCACCGGAAAAGTACTCTTAAATAATGAAGACCTGATGGCAAAATCAGAAAATGATCTTCGTAAGAGTCGCCAAAAAATTGGGATGATCTTTCAGCACTTCAATCTTCTGACAAACAAGACTGTTGCCGATAATGTGGCCTTCCCGCTTAAACTTGCAGGTTGGAACAAAAACGACATCGATGCTCGCGTGAAAGAGTGTCTTACAACGGTGGGACTTTTTGAGAAGGCAGGTTCTTATCCAAATCAACTCTCCGGCGGCCAGAAGCAACGTGTGGCGATTGCTCGTGGAATTGCGAACCACCCGGAACTTCTCCTTGCGGATGAACCAACCAGTGCACTCGATCCTATTACGAAGATTGAGGTGATTAACTATCTTCAAAAAATTAATAAGGAACTTGGAATCACTATTATTATCGCCACTCATGACATGAGTATTGTGAAGCGACTTTGTAACCGAGTTGCACTCATGAAAGATGGCCTTGTCCATGAAAAGTTGGATGTTCTTAATAGCGAAATTCACCCTACTACCGAATTTGGCAAAACATTTCTGGAGATCGCATGA
- a CDS encoding RimK family protein, whose product MARIIVIVEKLKDWNSYYPVEQLMTPKDYLVNWDEGRFEKDGNKERIKIINLCRNYKYLSNGYYCSLLAEARGHSVIPSVKAVNDLSRSFLYNLQTEDLDMAIQKAFKNQNPSEGFSITIFFGRTDREQLQDVARQVFDLFPAPILHVDFEWNKKWEIHSIRPGSLNALSNTDEDKFASALDHYSGKIWRKPKAKKKYRYDLAILHNPADALPPSDKKALANFIKAGKENDVQVELIEKKDYARIAEYDALFIRETTALNHHTYRFAKKAESDGLVVIDDPMSILRCTNKIYMHNLLKSNNINSPKTIILSSSSPEQLKQAVDEIGLPMIIKIPDGSFSKGVFKVESPEQLIKVTDDLFKKTALLLAQEYFYTDFDWRIGVLNDRALFACKYYMTKGHWQIYDHSKKVKKGVHVGEAETFPISKVPKHVINTALKLSHLVGDSLYGVDVKEKNGKAYVIEINDNPNIDADVEDAISGMDLYHNVIHEFVRRIEEKR is encoded by the coding sequence GTGGCCCGTATTATTGTCATTGTCGAGAAACTGAAGGACTGGAACTCTTATTACCCGGTGGAACAACTCATGACTCCGAAAGACTATCTAGTCAATTGGGATGAGGGCCGTTTCGAAAAAGACGGCAATAAAGAGCGAATTAAGATCATCAATCTCTGCCGTAACTATAAATACCTTAGTAATGGTTATTACTGTTCTCTCCTTGCCGAGGCCCGGGGCCATTCCGTTATTCCATCAGTGAAGGCCGTAAACGATCTTTCAAGATCGTTTCTTTATAACCTGCAAACTGAAGATCTCGACATGGCCATTCAAAAGGCCTTTAAAAACCAAAACCCTTCGGAAGGCTTTTCCATCACTATCTTTTTCGGAAGAACTGATCGTGAACAACTTCAGGACGTGGCAAGACAGGTCTTTGATCTCTTCCCTGCCCCTATCCTTCACGTGGATTTTGAGTGGAACAAGAAATGGGAAATTCACTCGATCAGACCGGGAAGCTTAAACGCTCTTTCAAATACAGATGAAGATAAGTTTGCTTCGGCCCTTGATCACTACTCTGGAAAGATCTGGAGAAAACCGAAGGCGAAGAAAAAGTATCGCTATGATCTTGCGATCCTTCACAATCCCGCGGACGCCCTTCCTCCAAGTGATAAAAAGGCCCTGGCCAATTTTATTAAGGCCGGTAAAGAAAATGACGTTCAAGTTGAGCTCATTGAGAAGAAAGACTACGCCCGCATCGCTGAATACGATGCGCTTTTTATTCGTGAAACCACCGCTCTTAACCATCACACCTATCGCTTCGCTAAGAAGGCCGAGTCTGACGGATTAGTGGTGATAGATGATCCGATGTCGATTCTTCGTTGTACTAACAAGATCTACATGCACAATCTTTTAAAATCGAACAACATCAACTCTCCTAAGACCATTATCTTAAGCAGTAGTAGTCCGGAGCAATTAAAACAGGCGGTAGATGAGATTGGCCTTCCGATGATCATTAAAATTCCGGATGGTTCATTTTCTAAAGGTGTCTTTAAAGTTGAAAGTCCTGAACAATTAATCAAAGTGACGGATGATCTTTTCAAGAAGACCGCTCTCCTTTTGGCCCAGGAATATTTTTATACTGATTTTGACTGGAGGATCGGGGTCCTTAACGATCGCGCTCTCTTTGCCTGCAAGTACTATATGACGAAGGGTCACTGGCAGATTTACGACCATAGCAAAAAAGTGAAAAAAGGCGTTCATGTAGGTGAGGCCGAGACCTTCCCTATCTCAAAAGTGCCGAAACACGTCATCAATACTGCGCTGAAACTTTCTCATCTTGTGGGAGATAGTTTATATGGTGTAGACGTGAAAGAAAAAAATGGTAAGGCCTACGTCATTGAAATTAACGACAATCCAAATATTGATGCAGATGTAGAAGACGCCATCTCCGGAATGGACCTGTATCACAATGTCATTCATGAGTTCGTGAGGAGAATTGAGGAGAAAAGATGA
- a CDS encoding LysE/ArgO family amino acid transporter, with protein sequence MGSLFLEGLVLQASLIFALGAQNLFVLEAGLQRRHHLTVSFVCFFCDFIMIMLGVAGAATLFAKFPEFKIGIGILGVSFLFTYGVSKIFAKPETAPEASSKIIETSLKRSIILAATFSILNPHAYLDAFILIGGFSTKYDSLNDRLILGSGAAFYSGLWFVLLSSFSSKMKPFLNQPVRMQKVMAIAGLALVILSGKLGMDVVNWIKMEFHHELAVSILQYPMPPGNMFTSILF encoded by the coding sequence ATGGGAAGTCTTTTCTTGGAAGGATTGGTACTGCAAGCAAGTTTGATTTTTGCTTTAGGCGCACAAAACTTATTTGTATTAGAGGCCGGTCTTCAACGTCGTCACCATCTTACTGTTTCGTTCGTCTGCTTTTTCTGCGATTTTATTATGATCATGCTAGGGGTCGCCGGAGCAGCAACTCTCTTCGCTAAATTTCCAGAATTTAAAATCGGGATTGGTATTCTTGGTGTTTCTTTCTTATTCACCTATGGCGTAAGTAAAATTTTTGCTAAGCCCGAGACCGCACCTGAGGCATCTTCCAAAATCATTGAGACCTCTCTAAAACGCAGTATCATCCTGGCCGCAACCTTTAGTATCTTGAACCCTCACGCTTATTTGGACGCATTCATCTTAATTGGGGGCTTCTCAACGAAGTATGATTCTTTAAATGATCGTCTCATTCTGGGCTCAGGAGCTGCGTTCTATTCCGGGCTATGGTTTGTCCTTCTTTCGAGTTTCTCGTCCAAAATGAAGCCCTTTCTCAATCAACCAGTACGCATGCAAAAGGTCATGGCCATTGCAGGTCTCGCATTAGTTATCCTTTCAGGCAAATTAGGAATGGACGTTGTGAACTGGATTAAGATGGAATTTCACCACGAGCTGGCCGTGAGTATCCTTCAATATCCCATGCCACCGGGGAACATGTTTACTTCAATTCTATTCTAA
- a CDS encoding DoxX family protein → MEKTNDINTSERSDYDITDVIRFQKDDVGRLVLRVAIGGLMLFHGMHKVLYGTDQIGEALSSVGMPALFSWGVFLGEVIAPILLILGYKVRFAGFLIAFDMLVAILLVHAAELNDISPTGGWMIELNALYFLGAVAIMFLGSGHIAISKGKGALD, encoded by the coding sequence ATGGAAAAAACCAACGATATAAATACGTCTGAGCGTTCTGACTATGACATTACAGATGTCATCCGTTTTCAAAAAGACGATGTCGGAAGACTTGTTCTACGAGTCGCCATCGGCGGGCTCATGCTCTTTCACGGAATGCATAAGGTACTCTACGGTACGGATCAAATCGGAGAGGCCTTAAGCAGTGTGGGAATGCCAGCGCTCTTCTCATGGGGAGTATTTTTAGGAGAAGTGATTGCACCTATCCTACTCATCCTTGGGTATAAAGTGCGCTTCGCCGGATTCTTGATTGCCTTCGATATGCTGGTCGCAATTCTTTTAGTCCATGCCGCAGAATTAAATGACATCTCTCCTACTGGCGGTTGGATGATTGAACTCAATGCCCTTTATTTTCTGGGTGCCGTGGCCATTATGTTTTTGGGGTCAGGTCATATTGCCATCAGTAAAGGAAAAGGTGCCTTAGACTAA
- a CDS encoding GNAT family N-acetyltransferase/peptidase C39 family protein, translating to MKNKLKFESQLVKIRKAKVGDIPALLILENACFNYDQLGRRNFHWMIKKAHSILLVLEYKSELIGYGLVLINSGTSLARLYSICTLKEFQGHGLASKLIQELEVKAAQDEDCAYLRLEVKENNRGAIKLYEKLGYVKFTEKEDYYDDGQTALCFEKRIRVLKKRPGLDVPYHQQGTDFTCGPSCLLMAMKTFNPKFEMTLSNELQIWREATTIFMTSGHGGCGPHGLALSAWRRGYKAEMYLSHSNVLFLDSVRSQDKKKVIELVHKDFEKRISETNIKVHRKRLTLSDLKEILKDGGIPLVLITTYHFDNNRAPHWVVVTAYDDNFVYIHDPDQHSPENHIGVISRIHIPIQEDQFLKISRWGKDRMAATVVVYPE from the coding sequence ATGAAAAATAAATTAAAATTCGAATCCCAACTAGTAAAAATACGGAAAGCAAAAGTAGGCGATATTCCGGCGCTTCTGATTTTAGAAAATGCATGTTTTAACTACGACCAACTTGGTCGAAGAAACTTTCATTGGATGATTAAAAAGGCCCATTCCATTCTCCTTGTTCTTGAATACAAGAGTGAACTGATTGGTTATGGGCTAGTTCTTATTAATAGCGGCACTAGTCTTGCTCGTCTCTATTCCATTTGTACCTTAAAAGAATTTCAAGGCCATGGTCTGGCATCGAAGCTCATCCAGGAGCTTGAAGTGAAGGCCGCTCAAGATGAGGACTGTGCTTATCTTCGTTTGGAAGTGAAAGAAAACAATCGCGGCGCCATCAAGCTCTACGAAAAACTTGGTTATGTAAAATTCACTGAGAAAGAAGACTATTACGACGATGGGCAAACTGCTTTATGTTTTGAGAAACGAATTCGTGTTCTTAAAAAACGCCCAGGCCTGGATGTTCCCTATCATCAGCAAGGAACAGATTTTACCTGCGGCCCTTCCTGTCTTCTGATGGCGATGAAGACTTTCAATCCAAAATTTGAAATGACCTTGTCCAATGAGTTACAGATCTGGCGAGAGGCCACTACGATTTTTATGACCTCAGGACACGGAGGTTGCGGACCTCATGGCCTTGCCTTGTCTGCTTGGCGCCGAGGATACAAGGCAGAAATGTACCTCTCTCATAGTAACGTTCTTTTTTTGGATTCAGTTCGAAGCCAGGATAAGAAAAAAGTTATTGAACTGGTTCACAAGGACTTTGAGAAAAGAATTTCCGAAACCAACATCAAGGTTCATCGCAAACGTCTGACTTTAAGTGACTTAAAGGAGATATTGAAGGACGGAGGAATTCCTCTCGTTCTAATTACCACTTATCATTTTGATAATAACCGGGCCCCTCATTGGGTAGTGGTTACGGCCTACGATGATAACTTCGTTTACATTCACGATCCGGATCAACATTCTCCGGAAAATCACATTGGTGTTATCAGCCGCATTCATATTCCTATTCAAGAGGATCAATTCTTAAAGATTTCCCGCTGGGGGAAAGATCGCATGGCCGCAACAGTGGTTGTTTATCCAGAGTAG
- a CDS encoding JmjC domain-containing protein — protein sequence MNILRKLLGEDPNLSFLPKHFTRLPFSKTHGATDFKEILNWKVVEDIIDTKKSVLRIVQDGKVIKDYVDIDSKEAKEHHKKGHTLLVRYAEKASPMFNAIAQDFARSFHSDVDIQLYCTPEGHNAFGWHYDVEEVFIIQVQGSKAYTIRPNTVHPNPLISSIPKNLGYENEKTPIEINVTLDEGDWLYIPSGWWHIAKTQKESMHISIGIMPSSAIDMVQYLPKYLAQKPFWRTRMPIHMTFDDFEEEIKFYQEAMGKLGKNLAEEMGSKEYLESYLLWKKRLHQ from the coding sequence ATGAACATCCTTAGAAAGCTCTTGGGTGAAGACCCAAACCTTAGTTTCTTACCTAAGCACTTTACCCGATTGCCTTTTTCCAAAACTCACGGGGCAACTGACTTCAAAGAAATTCTCAACTGGAAAGTTGTTGAAGACATTATTGATACAAAAAAATCGGTCCTAAGGATTGTTCAAGACGGAAAAGTCATCAAAGACTACGTGGACATCGATTCTAAGGAAGCAAAAGAGCATCACAAAAAGGGACACACTCTTCTGGTTCGTTATGCTGAAAAAGCTTCTCCGATGTTCAACGCCATTGCTCAGGACTTTGCTCGTTCATTCCATTCAGACGTTGATATTCAGCTTTATTGCACCCCTGAGGGCCATAATGCCTTTGGTTGGCACTATGACGTTGAGGAAGTCTTCATCATTCAAGTACAAGGTAGCAAGGCCTACACAATTCGCCCCAATACAGTTCACCCGAATCCACTCATCAGCTCCATTCCTAAAAACTTGGGCTATGAGAATGAAAAAACTCCCATTGAAATCAATGTGACTTTAGATGAAGGTGATTGGTTGTATATCCCATCGGGCTGGTGGCATATCGCAAAGACTCAAAAAGAATCCATGCACATTTCAATTGGCATCATGCCTTCGTCGGCCATTGATATGGTTCAGTATCTTCCTAAGTATTTGGCACAAAAACCATTCTGGCGCACTCGCATGCCTATTCACATGACTTTTGATGACTTCGAAGAAGAAATCAAATTCTATCAAGAGGCCATGGGTAAACTGGGTAAAAATCTTGCCGAAGAAATGGGCTCTAAGGAATATCTGGAAAGTTATCTCTTGTGGAAGAAGAGACTTCATCAGTAA
- a CDS encoding aspartoacylase: MKALRKVLIFGGTHGNEWTGIYAVKKYAEALTEEFKDLDLHFILANPEAFKINKRFKDEDLNRAFQFLHEDRPNSFEHHRAKELKAMIDAEPCFVIDLHTTTSNMGNTVIISHNQPTNFHVAREMTKTLPDCRVIVSPDPTKKYLASQSDFGMMIEVGPVANGVLSGPVLEGTVQVLKEVLRGISTLATLTGGPLEIYEEIEDIFYPQNENSELDGYIHPAFQGQDFRAIEGRYTPFKTFDGRELSLETKERLYPIFINEAAYYPQLLAFTLCRKKTMNF; this comes from the coding sequence ATGAAAGCATTGAGGAAAGTCCTGATCTTTGGCGGTACACACGGCAATGAATGGACTGGAATCTATGCGGTCAAAAAATACGCTGAGGCCCTCACTGAAGAATTTAAAGATCTTGATCTCCATTTCATTCTGGCCAATCCGGAAGCATTTAAAATTAACAAGAGATTTAAAGACGAAGATCTGAATCGTGCTTTCCAATTTCTGCATGAAGATCGCCCAAACTCTTTTGAGCATCACCGCGCGAAAGAACTGAAAGCAATGATTGATGCAGAACCATGTTTTGTGATTGATCTTCACACCACCACGTCCAACATGGGAAACACCGTCATCATCTCTCATAACCAACCGACAAACTTTCATGTCGCACGAGAAATGACCAAAACACTTCCCGATTGCCGTGTCATCGTTTCACCTGATCCAACAAAAAAGTATCTCGCCTCTCAGTCAGATTTTGGCATGATGATTGAGGTCGGACCCGTTGCAAATGGCGTACTTAGTGGCCCAGTTCTCGAAGGAACAGTGCAAGTACTAAAGGAAGTTTTAAGGGGTATTTCGACTCTGGCCACATTGACGGGCGGCCCCCTGGAAATTTATGAAGAAATAGAGGATATTTTTTATCCTCAGAATGAAAATAGCGAGCTTGATGGTTATATCCATCCAGCATTCCAGGGACAAGATTTTAGGGCCATTGAAGGACGCTATACACCTTTCAAAACCTTCGATGGCAGAGAGCTCTCTCTGGAAACAAAGGAACGGCTTTACCCCATTTTTATCAATGAAGCTGCTTACTATCCGCAACTTCTGGCCTTTACCCTTTGTCGCAAAAAAACTATGAATTTTTAG
- a CDS encoding FHA domain-containing protein — translation MRIEVTVGSNEPTIYPLSLPKITVGSSDNCEIVITTNGISRKHITIVTENDSYFIIDQGSTNGSFINEERLVPGKKTEFTSFFPVRLGDDVTISLLSDEEKLDKILVPLREKTEASRPDISRSDITSTSLNRKMLRQDKTGTHTNLKIPKPPGKSKAEPSVSVLDRAKKINVIPLAAFGILAFAVYWNLFVIEKEPNPDDLANAPQQEFKIEKAIPVERPVSHHVPKEELLPKEGFAKYQADLKCVSDVEQYFCNLIPGLKVAPYGAVQFKLNVYLMLDGTPYFDEAKKSTDPFAPIITPGVSPGTTVAQGNNQEKESYTDTQYNMGVYLFLLKHLPELDEAKTQDMNILVAFYTKNSPNTPVKVIAFTSKGFNKLKPTLKEDQLIQIRGGGDSAMAPLKEAIEIY, via the coding sequence ATGCGAATTGAAGTCACCGTTGGCTCTAACGAACCAACCATCTATCCACTGTCATTGCCCAAGATTACTGTCGGTTCATCTGACAATTGTGAAATTGTAATCACAACCAATGGGATTAGTCGTAAGCACATTACGATCGTTACTGAAAACGATTCTTACTTCATTATTGATCAGGGGAGTACGAACGGTAGCTTCATTAATGAAGAAAGACTTGTTCCTGGTAAGAAGACAGAATTTACTTCGTTCTTTCCAGTCCGCCTTGGTGATGACGTTACCATCAGCCTATTGAGTGATGAAGAAAAGCTGGACAAGATTCTTGTGCCACTTCGAGAAAAAACCGAGGCCTCGCGCCCTGATATTTCTCGTTCGGATATTACGTCGACGTCTTTGAATCGTAAGATGTTACGTCAGGATAAAACAGGAACTCACACGAATCTAAAAATTCCTAAACCTCCTGGAAAATCTAAAGCTGAACCTTCAGTCAGTGTGCTGGACCGAGCAAAAAAAATTAATGTCATTCCATTGGCCGCTTTTGGTATTCTCGCCTTTGCGGTTTATTGGAATTTATTTGTTATTGAGAAAGAACCGAATCCTGATGATCTGGCGAATGCTCCTCAACAGGAATTTAAAATTGAGAAGGCCATACCGGTTGAAAGGCCCGTCAGTCATCATGTACCGAAAGAAGAACTTCTTCCTAAAGAAGGTTTTGCTAAGTACCAAGCTGATCTGAAATGTGTCTCTGATGTTGAACAGTATTTCTGTAATCTCATTCCAGGGCTTAAAGTCGCTCCATACGGTGCGGTTCAATTTAAGTTGAATGTTTATTTAATGCTGGATGGGACACCTTATTTCGATGAGGCCAAGAAAAGCACAGATCCCTTTGCTCCCATCATAACTCCGGGAGTTTCTCCAGGAACGACGGTTGCTCAGGGTAACAATCAAGAAAAAGAAAGTTACACTGATACTCAATACAACATGGGAGTTTATCTTTTTCTGCTAAAGCATCTTCCAGAGTTGGATGAGGCCAAAACTCAAGACATGAACATTCTTGTGGCGTTTTATACTAAAAATTCGCCCAACACTCCTGTTAAGGTGATTGCTTTTACAAGCAAGGGATTCAACAAGTTGAAACCAACCTTAAAAGAAGATCAGCTGATTCAGATTCGTGGTGGCGGAGACTCTGCAATGGCCCCTCTGAAAGAGGCCATTGAGATTTATTAA
- a CDS encoding group I truncated hemoglobin, which produces MTIYEKYGGYDFFHQCIYGLYLEMFDHPEIAYHFIGVDLEWLSRQQTHYLIRAIGGPDLYEGGNVKEVHARMGITKFQYAEIAIAFRQVFLDRGVSKEDTAFIMNFVASHAPDIITRKTSLIDQIMRPIYRTIRKLFGWIRSSKTK; this is translated from the coding sequence ATGACAATCTACGAGAAATACGGCGGCTACGATTTCTTCCATCAGTGCATCTATGGGCTCTACCTGGAGATGTTTGATCATCCGGAAATTGCCTATCATTTCATTGGGGTAGACCTGGAATGGCTCTCTCGCCAACAGACTCATTACTTAATCCGTGCCATTGGTGGCCCCGATCTTTATGAGGGCGGGAATGTTAAAGAAGTTCACGCTCGAATGGGTATTACGAAGTTCCAATATGCGGAAATTGCTATCGCTTTTCGCCAGGTCTTTCTTGACCGAGGTGTTAGCAAGGAAGACACGGCCTTCATCATGAACTTTGTAGCATCTCATGCACCAGATATTATCACCCGCAAAACAAGCCTCATTGATCAAATCATGCGTCCCATTTATCGCACCATTCGAAAACTTTTCGGCTGGATCCGTTCCAGTAAGACTAAGTAA